CCCCTTTGGAAATTTAGTAATCGTTCCTTTTTAAATTGAAAAAGAATCGTACACATACTGGAAACAATTGGTTTGGGAATGAGTTCTGATTCTTTCCATCTCTTATCTAGAATTTGATGGGATTCTGTCAATGGAATAGACGAAATAACACTTCCTACTCGAATTTCTTCTGTTTCATTAACTTTTAAGAGTACAAGACCTTGATCCAACATTTCCATTCCCGTTACTTGCTTTCCAGTCTCTATATACGCTTCTGTTTGTTGTTTTAAACGATCTACAAAAACTCTCATCCCATTCAATAAGTTAAATTCGTTTCCAGGCTTATCTTTGTAGGGTTCAATTTTTTCTTTTATATTATTTAGTGGTTCATCTGAATATTCAAATAAATCAATTAAGTTTGGGTCAAAAAAATTAGGTGGACATAACTCCATAGACCCATATATATTCTCTGGATAATGTGGATAGGCAATAAAGGTGGCTGCCTCTTTACAAAGACGATACTCTAAAAATTGACTAGTTGAAATAGAATATGTTTCACTCTTTTTTTGTTTATGAAAAGATCCATTGATGATCACTTTTAATTTATCATGTAAGGTTAATCCACGATCATGTAAAAAACCTGTTCTACGAATCGGAACTCCATGATAGGTTGGTTTTTCATTATAAATAAAATCGTGTCCATTATATCGATCAGATTTTCCGCTGATGCTGTATTGAATTTCTGCAGATAATCCTAGTTCCTCTAAAAAAGGACGAATATCTTCTCTACGAATATCAAAACTGGCTGCTCCAACATCAATCGAATGACCTTCCATTTCAATAGTTTTCACCATACCGCCTATTTTATTACGTCTTTCTAAAAGAATAAAATTAAAAGGTAATTTTTCTTTTTGGATCGCCTTGTTGATTTCATAAGCGGCTGTTAATCCACTGATGCCACCTCCGATAACAGCAATTCTATTTTTAGCTCGTTCCATTTAGTGA
The Jeotgalibaca sp. MA1X17-3 genome window above contains:
- a CDS encoding NAD(P)/FAD-dependent oxidoreductase codes for the protein MERAKNRIAVIGGGISGLTAAYEINKAIQKEKLPFNFILLERRNKIGGMVKTIEMEGHSIDVGAASFDIRREDIRPFLEELGLSAEIQYSISGKSDRYNGHDFIYNEKPTYHGVPIRRTGFLHDRGLTLHDKLKVIINGSFHKQKKSETYSISTSQFLEYRLCKEAATFIAYPHYPENIYGSMELCPPNFFDPNLIDLFEYSDEPLNNIKEKIEPYKDKPGNEFNLLNGMRVFVDRLKQQTEAYIETGKQVTGMEMLDQGLVLLKVNETEEIRVGSVISSIPLTESHQILDKRWKESELIPKPIVSSMCTILFQFKKERLLNFQRGMVL